The Pongo pygmaeus isolate AG05252 chromosome 20, NHGRI_mPonPyg2-v2.0_pri, whole genome shotgun sequence sequence aaaaaaaaattagaaggctGGAAAAAGATTagaaagctgggtgcagtggctcacacctgtaatcccagcactttgggagacactggtgtggatcacttgaggtcaggagtttaagaccagtctgaccaacatggtgaaatcctgtctctactaaaaatataaaaaattagcctggcgtggtggtgggtgcccgtaatcccaactacccgggaagccaggaggtggaagttgcactgagccaagcTCACAccaacacactccagcctgggcaacagagtgagactctgtctcaaaaaaaaaaaaaaaaaagagagattagaggcatggtggctcatgccttaaagccagttacttgggagactgagccagaagaatcgcttgaacccaggaggcagaggttacagtgggctgagaatgtgccactgcactccagcctgggagacagagccagactctgtctccaaaaaaaaaaaaaactcgtgAGAAGGAATGGCATAAAATACGTAGTGTATCCGATAGCCAGCCATTTATTATAGGATATTTTTGAATAGGAACTTTAGCCTTTTGTTTTGATAAAGGTCTTTCTGAGGCAGTGAGTCTGATAATGGCACTTCTGTTATCccttcagtgagtttcttaaaatGAGGGCTTGCCACTTAGGTATTGGGCTTTCAATAGGAGGGAGCAGATTTTTCTGACCTTTCTGTATATATACACCTGCCACTTTGCTGGgctgacattattattattattattgagacggagtctcacgctatcacccaggctggagtgcagtggcacaatcttagctcactgcaacctccacctcctgtattcaagcgattctcctgcctcagcctcctgagtagctgggactacaggtgccaccacatctggctaattttttgtttttttttttttgagacggagtcttgctctgtcacccaggctggagtgcagtggtgcaatcttggctcactgcaagctccacctcccaggttcacgccattctcctgcctcagccccccaagtagctgggactacaggcacccaccaccatgcccggctaattttttgtatttttagtagagacagggtttcaccatgtcagccaggatggtctcaatctcctgacctcgtgatccacctgcctcggcctcccaaagtgctgggattacaggcgtgagccactgcgcccggcctaatttttgtattttttagtagagatggggtttcaccatattggccaggctggtctcgaactactgacctcgtggtccgcctgcctcggcctcccaaagtgctgggattataggcatgggccactgcgcccggccaaaccTTGTATTTTTTTATGACAGAACTGTCTTAAGGTCTTACTGGAGGCGTGTCTCTCTTAAGAGTTATTTCCAACTCTGTGTCCTAGGTCTCTGAGTGAGGCCTCAGCTAAACTACCCCAAAAAATTTTTGCTCTTGGGCTACTGGCATTTATTTCTGAATGCTATCAGATGACAGTGACTGCAGaagcttcaaaataattttgtgatgGTTCCCATGATTTGAGGGAAACACATTTTTACCATGATTGGAATCAGTGGCTTCTAGGAATCTTGTGTGAATTAAGCGACCTTCtcgccttggcctttcaaagtgttggaactacagggtttttctccagtgtgagtcCTTTCATGGATTTTAAGGCTCGAGGCACAtccaaaggctttcccacattgtttacattcatagggtttctctccagtgtgagtccttCCATGTGTTCGAAGGTGTGAGGCAgatctgaaggctttcccacattgcttacattcatagggcttctctccagtgtgagtccttTCATGATATCGAACGGAATTGAAAGAAacaaaggctttcccacactgtTTACATTCATATGGCTTCTCCCCAGTGTGAGTTATTTTATGTGCATGGAGGCATGTGGAACTATGGAatgctttcccacattcactgcattcataaggcttctctccagtgtgagttctttcATGTATTCGAAGGCTACCAGAATGACTAAAGGCTTTACCACACTGTttacattcatatggtttctctccagtgtgagttcgtTTGTGGATAAGATACAAACTGAGACACATCAAGGCTTTCCCACAAAAGTTACATTTATAGGGTCCATCTCCACTGTGCATTATCCTGTGTCTTCGAATGCTTGAACGGGAAATAAAGCTTTTTCCACATTCCTCACAATCATAAGGTTTCCCTCCAGTGTGAGCCCATTCATGTGTTCGAAAGTAGGGGAGATCACTGAAGGCTTTCTTACAGTATGTACATTTATATGGCTTCTGTCCATATTCCTGATACTCATATGGCTTGTGTCCAGTGTCAGCTCTGTGGTGCCTATTAAGGGATGCATGACCCACGCTGACTTCTCCACATGATTTTACTCGAGGAGTTTTCTTCTTCAGTATGTCTTCTGGAACCTGGGTCAAAATTTCTCCATGCTGATGATCTTTTTTACTTTCTAAGAGTCTCTCTCCCATAAGACCTCTGTGAACAATGAGAAGTATATCATAATGGGTTCCTTTATCACTGATTTGATATTCATTAATAAGTCATTGCACTTGCATTTCTAACACTGTACAGCAATGTGTAGGCTTTCTGCCCTGTCTGAACATGAACAGACCACATGCTCTACAAGATGGCCCAGCTATACCTGTCATCGAGAAAGATAATATTGATATAGGGCTTcttagtactttttaaaaattttttgagatagggtcccactctgtcatccaggctggagtgcggtggtgagatctcagctcactgcaacctccatctcctgatctgAAGCCATcctgccacttcagcctcctgattacCTGAGGCTACAAGCATACagcatcatgcccggctaatttttgtatatttgctagagatggggttttgttgcatttccctggctggtctcaaactcctagactcaagcaatctgcccacctcagcctcttaaagtgttaggattacaggcatgcacctggGCGCCCGGCCAACACTATTTTCAGGTAAACTATTTTACAAGTACTAACCgtctttgtcaattttattgcttctgagtcagggtcttgcCCTTTAACCGAGGCTTGAGTGTAATGGTGCTATCATGGCCGaatgtagcctcaaactcttcaGCTCAAGCAATCTCTGACCTGAACCTCCAAAAGGGctggattataggcttgagccatgATGTTCAGCCTATGTCACACTTAATATATGtttttagagaatttttttttttttttgagatggagtcttgctcagtcacccaggatggagtacagtggcatgatctcggctcactgcaagctctgcctcctgggttcacgccattctcctgcctcagcttcccaagtagctgggactacaggcgcccgccatcacgcccggctaatttttttggattttagtagagacagggtttcaccatgttagccaggatggttttgatctcctgacctcatgatccgcccgcctcagcctcccaaagtgctgggattacaggtatgagccaccacacccagccctagaGAAAATTTTATAAGAATAATATAGTGGAACTTGGCTTATTTcttgtttgcttctttttaacattttcttccattctatgatTGTCTAGAGAGacactgctttctcttgtgaATGCGAATTACCTTAGGTTTCTCCTGGGATTTTTGTACTCATCTTCAATTTTctgatctttccatttttttcctaaaatacagAACCAGAAAAATAGTCCTGAATTagcaaaattatgaaaaaagtaCTAGATTCTAAGTTCACGGTACACTGCAGCCTTGCAGCATTTATTCATATTCCTATTCCCTGTCCTCACTATTCCCTGTCCACACTCCAAATCTCTCAACACTACTGACAAGCTGGAAACACTTGTTCTCTAATTCACTGAGGAAAGTAATATTGTTACCCTTACCTACAGAAGCCAGGTTCCTGAAGGTTTCCTGCATCACATCTCTGTAGAGATTTTTCTGGGAAGGATCCAGCAAAGCCCACTCATCCTGGGTGAAGTTCACATCTACATCCTCAAAGGCCACTGAATCCTGAAACATTCCACATGTGTAAAGAAACATGGGTGAGACTGACAGCACTGGGTTCCTATACTCTATTCCTACAAAGTTTCCATGGTGCTATGGACTCCAAACATTTATTCCATGATCTGGTCATCAGACTTTTTACTCTGTCAACACTCACTCTTCcataaagaaattcttttttttaattattattattttttgagacagaatctcattctgtcacccaggctggaaggcagtggcatgatcttggctcactgcaacctccgcctcccaggttcaaatgattctcatccttcagcctcccaagtagccgggattataggcgcctgccaccatgaacagctaatttttgtatttttagtagagacggggtttcaccatgttggccagactggtctcaaactcctgaccacaagtgatccgccagccttggcctcccaaagtgctgggattacaggcatgagccaccacacctggctgaggcCCTACCAATCTGACTGATAAGAGTCATAactaactaaaacaaaaaatcaagagCAGAAACCTTTCTTGGAAACTGTGCTTGGGTAGAAAAGCCTGAATTATAATTGATGAATTGCTGAAGGTTGAATGGCAACAAGATTGGAGAGGCAAAAACTCCAGGGTGTCCAGTCTcaacaaaaaggcaaatatttatcaaatgtaaAAACTTTTGTGTGAAATGGTGTGAGAGAacaccatcaagaaagaaaatgaacccCCATGTGCTCTATCCAAAGGATGGTAAATGGATCCACCCCTATGCAATAGTATGATGGtgcctgaaaaaaataatataactaccattttttttttttttttttgagatggagtctcactctgtcacccaggctggagtgcagtggcaagatcttggctcactgcaacctcagcctcccaggtgcaagcaattttctgcctcggcctcccaagtagctgggattacaggcgcccgccaccacatctggttaatttttgtatttttttagtagagacggggtttcaccatcttggccaggctagttttgaactcctgacctcgtgatccacctgtctcagcctcccaaagtgttgggattacaggcgtgagccactgcgcctggccaaaattaacATATCTTTCAGCAATCTACTTTTGTGTCtacttattttcaattaaaaaaaaaaattgaaatctagATCTTGAAGACacatttgaaaaccactgttaaCAATAGacaactttaggaggccaaggcgggtggatcacaaggtcaggagatcaagaccatcctggccaacatagtgaaaccccgtctcttctaaaaatacaaaaattagctggtgtggtggcggtggcgtatgcctgtaatcccagctactggggaggctgaggcaggagaatcgcttgaacaggggagtcagaggttgcagtgagctgagatcgcgccactgcactccagcctagcgacagagcaagactccgtctcaaaaaaaaaaaaaaaaaaaaaaaaaaaatggccaagagCTGCATCAATCCACCTGTCCATTGATTGATTGCTGAATGCATaacaaaaatgtgatatatatatatacacacctatatatatatacctatatatatatatatgtgcaatggaatattttttaatcttttaaaataaaaacctgtcCCTTGTTACAAGCATGAAAATTTAGGATACTATGCTAACAGCCAAGgtagtcacaaaaagaaaaatacagtatgATTCACTTAGATAAGTCATGTAGAGTTGTCTAACTAAATCAACTGTACAGTTAAAATTACATAAGCTGgtaaaatttaagttttttactttacagttattaaaattaataaaattctgtACCAAGTAAAAACCTAATTGATTAAAAGGTGGGCAAAGTATTTCAATGACATTTCTCAAAGATACATACAAgtgacaaataagcacatgaaaaagggTTCAACATCAGGAATCATTtggcagaagtttttttttttttcagacagagttttgctcttgttgcccaggctggagtgcaatggcatgctctcagctcactgcaacctctgcctcccagcttcaagcaattctcctgcctcagcctcccgagtagctgggattacaggcatgcaccaacactcccagctaattttgtatttttagtagagacagggtttctccatgttggtcaggctagtcttgaactgctgatgTCAGGTGATTTGCTCGctgtgacctcccaaagtgctgggattacaggtgtgagccaccgcgcccggcccggctTAAGTATTTTACACAACAAAGTTTCGAGTGGTTATTGAGTGCTTTCCTCTCATGAAAAGTAttcataaacaaaatagaaaagtttCCAATGCAGTCATTTATGGCTCtgtggaaaaatgaaaaacaaaatactacagcTGTTTCAAATATATCACAGTGGACACACTGATGAAGATGTCAATTAGAGAGGGGAAATGGGTGCTTTGGAATGTGGGAAGGGAATCAGAAATTTAAGAATTTGTTGTCGTCCCCATGAAAAGGTAGCTGGGGGGGTCTCAAGGACTCCCTCTTTGACAAGGCTTTGACCTTGTCCTACAAAACCCAGTTACAGCAAAGATCCTTCTAAGGGAGTTCAGAGAATCCCCACCCTGACCCCTCCAAACTTGATACCCAATGAAGTTCTGTTACCCCTATTCATAACTCATCAGCTTTTTCTTCTGTAACCCTTGATACCTCACCAAGTTCCATCCTCTCCCTCATTTTACCCTTGAGCTACAGGTTCAATACTGTTGTTGCTGCATGCAAGGTTGAGGTCAATCTCTCTCCCATATTACAGTTCTCATGACCCACATCACAACTGCACAACTGTCCTGAATAAAGCCTTCTTTGACATTTTTAACATGATTTCAGTACAATCTTTTTTTACAATGGACAGGGACTTAGACTTGAAACCCTGCTTCACAAGTCTGGAATGCATAGGGGATAATATGCTCTCTCCctgtgggaaggaaggagggtgtCCTGAGAGTATCTCTCACTCACATATCCAAAACTCTGGGTCAGACTTCTCCTCATGTCACTCCATACACTGGGTGAGATGGGGGATTGTGGATACACCATTACCCAGACAGTGTTCCATGGTGGAGCTCGCCTCCTGCAGTGATGGGACACGATGCCTGGGAGTCCTGTCTGCCAATTCAGCCCTTACCTTGTGTCATAAAGGAGACTGAGGTTCCAACTGATATGGATATATGTGAGGACCAGGTGTAGaattttcaagtttttctttcatttggtgAATACTCTTtgcaatttatttcttcttcttcttcttttttttttttttaaagcctataGCAAGCAGCAATCTCATGCATTCTGTAAACCATGCAGTAACCAGGCTTGAATCTGCTCAGCTGCTAAGATCAACTGCCTTCTCAGTGGCAAGACCCTATactcttgtatttcttttttctttttttttttttttcctctgagacagagtttcactctgtcatccaggctggagtgcagtagtgcaatcacagctcattgcagacTTAACCTCTGGGGTCGAGcactcctcccaccacagccttctgagtacctgggctCACTGGAGCattccaccacacctgggtaatttttttttttttttgagacggagtctcgctctgtcgcccaggctggagtgcagtggcgcgatctcggctcactgcaagctctgcctcctgggttcacgccattctcctgcctcagcctcccaagcagctgggactacaggcacccaccactacgcccggctaattttttgtatttttagtagagacggggtttcaccgtgttagcctggatctcctgaccttgtgatcctcccgcctcggcctcccaaagtgctgggattacaaacgtgagccatcgtgcctggccattttttttattttttgtagagacacggtctcactatgcttcccaggttggtcttaaactcctagcctcaagagatccccttacctcagccttccaagttctGGGATTCCAGATGTGAACCACTAACCTTGACCATACTCCTGTATTTCTTCATTGTGTCTTTCAAAACAGAAAAGCTTAAATTTTAATGTAGCCAAAATTACATACTTTTTCTCTGTTCCTAGTGTTTCTCTTGTCATATTATAGAATCTTCTTCCTAAACCTAAGATCATGAATATTTTTGGGTGGCACATTCTGTAGCAACAAGAGGGTGAGGTTCTCCTTTGTTCCAGAGGAGGATGAGACTGGTGTTTTCTGCAGGCTAATAAGGAAATGAAACTCACCATACTATGGAGGATAAAAGTATATAAATTTACACTATAACAGTATAATGCCACATAGGCTAATACCGTTTATATGTGGCACTTATATATCATATACACGTTACATGTAATATTTACCAATTACCTACCATAACTAAaccatatactatatataaatgcaacatatgtacatgtatatgtgtatatatatacacacacactatatccTGTACTAGAAAATGCTAGATTCTATTAAAATACTGTACATGAATATCTCctttaaatttcaaaagaaaacaccTCACCAATATATTGGAAAAGAGAATCCTATAACAATATCATACCCTGTGACAAAGTGGCATTCAATTCAGGAAAGCAATGCTGCTCTCACCTCTGAAAATCCATTCATGCAATACACCATAATAGTATAGGATCAACAGCAAACAACACAAGAACATcgtaacagatgcagaaaaagcatatgacaaacctcaacatctcttcatgataaaaacactcagccgggtgcagtggctcacacctgtaatcccaccactttgggacgccaaggcgggaggatcacaaggtcaagagctcgagacaagcctggccagcatggtaaaacctcgtctctactaaaaaatacaaaaaattagctgggcatggtggcatgtgcctgtaatcccagctacctgggaggctgaggtaggagaatggcttgaacccaggaggcggaggttgcagtgggccgagatcgcgccattgcacatcccagcctggatgacagagtgagactccaccttaaaaaaaaaaaaaaaaacctcaataaacTAATAATACAAAGTAACTTCCTTAACCTACTATAAGGTATacataaaaaaatactaaactaCCCTCATTCATGATGGTGAAAGACTAACTGCTTTCTCCAAAGATGAGACAcagacaaggatgtctgctctcatGCCTTCTACTCAGCTTGGGAAAGGAGATGCTACTAGGCCAACTAGGTCAGAAAACAAAAGCCTAGGcgggacgcggtggctcacgcctgtaatcctagcactttgggaggccgaggtgggtggatcacgaggtcaggagttcaagaccagcctggccaagatgatgaaacccatctctactaaaaatacaaaaattagctgggtgcagtggcaggagcctgtaatcccagctactcggaaggctgaggcaggaaaatcgcttgaacttgtggggagaagttgcagtgagcctagaatgcgccactgcactccagcctgggcgacagagtgagactccatctcaaaaaaaaaaagaaaagaaaagaaaagaaaagccttccAGATTTATAGTAAATACACATgcacggctgggcgcggtagttcatgcctgtaatccggcactttgggaagccaaggcgggtggattacctgaggtcaggagttcaagaccagcctggccaacatgacaaaaccctgtctctactaaaaatacaaaaattagccgggcatggtggcgcaggtctgtaattccagctacttgggaggctgaggcaggagaatcgcttgaacctgggaggcggaggttgcagtgagctgagattgtgccagtgcactccagcctaggtgacagagggagtctctgtgtcaaaaaaaaaaaaaaaaaatacatgcagtGATTCTGGCAGGCATATAGACTTTGTCACTGCCCATACTGGTGTACAAACTGAGGCAGAAAtacaaaaaggcaaaagatttatgttagttttatatttcttttttttgacagagtctcgctctgtctcccaggttggagtgcagtggggcaatctcggctcactgcaagctcttcctcctgggttcacgccattctcctgcctcagcctcccaagtagctgggactacaggcgcccgccgccacgcccggctaattttttgtatttgtagtagagaccatgtgagccaggatggtctcgatctcctgaccttgtgatccaccagcctcagcctcccaaagtgctgggattacaggtgtgagccaccgcgcccggccttagttttatatttctataaagaaatacgtgTGGCTGgataatacataaagaaaaatttacttggctcatggttctacaggctgtccAAGAAGCATGGCACTAGTGTTTGCCTGCCTTtaggtgagggcctcaggaagcttttactcatggaagGCAAAAGGAGTTAGGGTATCACATGTAAAAGAGGAAACAAGGGGTGGAGGAGATGCCAtggtatatttttttttttttgagatggagtctcgctctgtcgcccaggctggagtgcagtggcacgatctcagctcactgcaacctccgcctcccaggttcaagtgattctcctgcctcagcctcccgagtagctgggattacaggtgcccgccactgtgcccagctaatttttgtatttttagaagagacagagttttgccatgttggccagggtggtctcaaactgcttacctcaggtgatcagcccgtcttggcctcccagagtgctgggattacaggcgtgagccaccgcacccagtcaccATTTTTTAAACAGTCAGCTCTCCTGTaaactaacagagcaagaactcccTCATTATTGTGGGATGGGcgccaagccattcatgagggttccacctTCATGgcccaaatacctcccactaggcctcacctccagcactgggatcagatttcaacatgaggtttggaggggtcAAATATCCAAAACATATCAAGACTCAAAATGGTCAACACAATACTTATAAACAACGCCTGACAAAAAGACTTCATATAAACCCACAGTCATCGGGACAGTGTGGTATTTCGAAAGACTGCATAAATACATCACAGAACACAATGGagaacttataaataaataaatggcaataaataaatacaaaaattagccgggtgcagtggcaggcacccgtaattccagctacttgggaggctgatgcaggagaattgcttgaacccaggtagcagaggctacagtgagccgagatcatgccactgtactccagcctgggcaacagagtgagactctggctcaaaaacaaaacaaaacaaaataaacaaatctttCATAAACGAGCCAAGGCAACTCAATAGATATActacagtcttttcaacaaatggtactgaaaCACCTGGACTACtatatgcaatgaaatgaatGAGATACAGAATGTACGACTATCATAAAACTGACCCAAAATGCATCATTTACTCAAATGGAAAATGCAAAATCCGCAACTTCTAGACATAATACATGTGAAAATCAAAACAGCCTTggattaggccgggcgcagtggctcacgcctaaaatcccagcactttgggaggccaaggcaggtggatcacaatgtcaggagttcaagaccagtctggccaagatagtgaaaccccgtctccactaaaactacaaaaattagccgggcgcggtggcaggtgcccataatcccagctacttgggaggctgaggcaggagaatcgcttgaacccagggggcagaggctgcagtgagccgagatcacgccactgtactccagcctgggcaacagagtgagactctgtctcaaaaaaaaaaaaaaacaaaacttggatTTAGCAATAAGTTTTCACATACCACACAGAAGCATGATCTGTGAATGAGAAAATTAATACATTGGGCTTCATTCAAATTAAAACTTTCTGTTCTGGGtcgcatgcagtggctcacacctgtaatccaccactttgggaggctgaggcaggcagatcactagagctcaggagttggacaccagcctgggcaacatggcaaaataccGTCTCGacgaaaaaaaagaaattacccgTGCACgatggtgcacccctgtagtcccagctacttgtggggctgaggcaggaggatcgctggagcctgggaggttgaggctgcaatgagccaagattgtaccactgcactccagcctgggtgacaaagtgagatcctgtctcaaaaaatagcaataataaataaaaataacaataaaaaagctTTCTGTTTGGAAAACACACTTACCATAATGAAAATACAGGCTGCAGACTGGagcaaaatatttgcaagataCCTATCTGATGAAGGACTGGTACCCAAAAGATAGAACTCCCAAAACTCAGTAAGAAAACAACCAACCAGTCAAAAAATAGCATGCCATTAGAGAAGAGCAAATGAAAACAATCAGGCACCACTGAATTgttgttgggtgcagtggctacaATCCAAACACTGACatcaccaaatgctggtgaaaatgtaaaaccTATTTTGAGGTTTAAAGCAATGTGATTCTGGGGTTGAATCATCTGACTGGCAGTAGTAGCATAGCCAGCTGGAACCTTCCTGTCCCTGAGTATAGACTGTCCTTTCttacctatatatatatgtatatatatatatatatattttttttttttttttttttttttgagacggagtcttgctcttttgcccaggctggagtgcagtggtgcgatctcggctcactgcaagctccgcctcccgggttcacgccattctcctgcctcagcctcctgagtagctgggactacaggcgcccgccaccgcacccagctaattttttgcatttttagtagagacggggtttcactgtgttagccaggataagtctcgatctcctgaccttgtgatccacccacctcagccttccaaagtgctgggattacaggcgtgagccaccacggctggccctTACCTATattcttttgtaaaatattgaaaatgccTGAACAGAGCCAGGAAGGGCCTCTTTTCTCTTGATCTTCATTATAGATTAACTTTCCTCTTACCTTTCTCACACAAAGACTTCACGGCCATCACAATGTCTTAAGCTGGAATGTCAAATtcgataatggctcactgcagcatcaaactcctggggtccagtgatcctcctgcctcagcctcccttgtagtgGGAACTACAGGTGGG is a genomic window containing:
- the ZNF625 gene encoding zinc finger protein 625 isoform X2, which encodes MQETFRNLASVGKKWKDQKIEDEYKNPRRNLRGLMGERLLESKKDHQHGEILTQVPEDILKKKTPRVKSCGEVSVGHASLNRHHRADTGHKPYEYQEYGQKPYKCTYCKKAFSDLPYFRTHEWAHTGGKPYDCEECGKSFISRSSIRRHRIMHSGDGPYKCNFCGKALMCLSLYLIHKRTHTGEKPYECKQCGKAFSHSGSLRIHERTHTGEKPYECSECGKAFHSSTCLHAHKITHTGEKPYECKQCGKAFVSFNSVRYHERTHTGEKPYECKQCGKAFRSASHLRTHGRTHTGEKPYECKQCGKAFGCASSLKIHERTHTGEKPCSSNTLKGQGEKVA
- the ZNF625 gene encoding zinc finger protein 625 isoform X1 encodes the protein MDSVAFEDVDVNFTQDEWALLDPSQKNLYRDVMQETFRNLASVGKKWKDQKIEDEYKNPRRNLRGLMGERLLESKKDHQHGEILTQVPEDILKKKTPRVKSCGEVSVGHASLNRHHRADTGHKPYEYQEYGQKPYKCTYCKKAFSDLPYFRTHEWAHTGGKPYDCEECGKSFISRSSIRRHRIMHSGDGPYKCNFCGKALMCLSLYLIHKRTHTGEKPYECKQCGKAFSHSGSLRIHERTHTGEKPYECSECGKAFHSSTCLHAHKITHTGEKPYECKQCGKAFVSFNSVRYHERTHTGEKPYECKQCGKAFRSASHLRTHGRTHTGEKPYECKQCGKAFGCASSLKIHERTHTGEKPCSSNTLKGQGEKVA